A window of Aeromicrobium sp. Sec7.5 genomic DNA:
TACTCGGCGGTCCGGGGCGAGGACGGGCGGGTCGAAGGAGTGCTCGACGTCGTGGTCGAGACCACGCGCGCCGTCCTGGGGCGGCGGCGACTCGAGGTCCTGGCCCGGCTGGCCGAGTCGCTGGCCGGCGCCACGACGCTCGACGAGGTCAAGCGGCGCGCCCTGCGGGTGTTCCGCGTGTACGACGACGACGTGATCGACGTCGAGCTGCAGCTGTCCGACTCCAGCAGCGTCGACTGGTCCGGCGAGTCGCACTGGGAACCGCCTCGCCCGATCTACGCCGGCGAGGTCGTCACCGACACCTCGACGGACGGGCGCGAGATCATCTGGGCGGCCCTGGAGGCCGACGGCGAGGACCTCGCGGCGTCGACCTTGGTGATGGAGCTGAACCCGCGCGTCCTCCTCGACGACGACCTCATCGACTTCGTCCGCCTCGCCGGATCCGTCGTCGGCCGCGCTTTCGGCCGGGCTCGTGCCGAGGCAGAGGAGCGCGACCACGTCGACCAGGAGCGCCGTCTCAGCGAGACGCTGCAACGCAGCCTCCTCAGCAGGCCGGCCCAGCCCGACGGGCTGGCCGTGGCCGTTCGGTACTTGCCGGCTGCGGAGGAGGCGCAGGTCGGCGGCGACTGGTACGACGCGTTCTGCCTGCCGAGCGACGACCTGTGCCTCGTGATCGGGGACGTCACGGGGCACGACCGCGATGCCGCTGCGGGCATGGCCCAGCTGCGCAACCTGCTCCGCGGCGTGGCCGTGACGGCCGACGGCTCACCCGCCGAGATCCTGTCGGCGGCGGAGCGAGCGGTGCAGAGTCTCGGGATCGAGATCTTCGCCACGAGCATCGTCGCCCGGGTCCAGCTGATCGACGACGCCCACTTCAGAGCGGCGACGCTGCGCTGGTCCAATGCCGGGCACCCGCCGCCCGCCGTGATCGAGCCGGACGGCTCGGTGCGCATCCTCGATCGCCACCCCGATCCCCTGGTCGGCATCGGTGCCTGGGACCGGGCTGACCACGTCGAGACCCTCGCCCCAGGGTCTGCGGTGGTGTTCTTCACCGACGGCCTGATCGAGCGCCGCGGCCAGTCGATCGACGTGGGCCTCGCCTGGTTGGAGCAGGCACTCGAGGGTCAGCAGCACCTCGGCACCGAGGAGCTGTGCGACCTGCTGATCGGTCACATGCCACCCGACATCGACGACGACGTCGCGCTGCTCGTGCTGAAGGTCGAAGCCGCCGCCCCGGTCTGAGTCAGTCGTGCTGGCGTGCGAAGGCCTCCCGGATCGGTGCCGTGTCGTAGACGATGTGCAGGGTCGAGATGCGGCCCTCGGCGTCGAGCTCGGCGACGTCCACCACGGTGAACGGCGCCGGATCCCCGTTGGCGAGCGTCCAGTCGAAGTCGAACCAGAAGCTGATCACGGGCAGCTCGTCGGTGCCGCCGAGCATCGTGGCGCGCAGTGTCAGCACGGACTGCGCCGTGTCAGCGAACAGGGCTGGGTAGAACTCGGCCGCCGGCATCGTCCCGTACAGCGGCGAGTCGACCATGCCGTCTGCGGCGAACAGCGACACGACCTCGTCTGCGTCGGCCGCCCGCAGGGCATCGAGGTAGCGGCCCACCAGCTGGTCGACGGTCATGACGCCATCCCACCACGGCGCCGCCCGCGATCGGCCCGACCGCCGAGAATCGAGCAAATCCGCTAGGGCTATGCTGTTCCGGCGTCACGCCCCGTTCGTTTAGCGGCCTAGGACGCCGCCCTTTCAAGGCGGTAGCGCGGGTTCGAATCCCGTACGGGGTACTTCAGCACATCGCCAGCGGTTTCAGCGGGACTGTCCAAATCCGACATCTTCGTCGAGTCCAGAGTTTCCGACTTGGGCAACGTACGGGCAACGCCAGCT
This region includes:
- a CDS encoding PP2C family protein-serine/threonine phosphatase, which codes for MTRDVFAAASPELREVLDAVDWRSTSLGPVESWSPALRGVVDMMLHSPFPMTLLWGPEFVLVYNDAYIEIIGGKHPVALGAPSQEIFGEVWNQIGPMMQEVATTGQGQLLENGLVPLERNGFLEDCFFTFAYSAVRGEDGRVEGVLDVVVETTRAVLGRRRLEVLARLAESLAGATTLDEVKRRALRVFRVYDDDVIDVELQLSDSSSVDWSGESHWEPPRPIYAGEVVTDTSTDGREIIWAALEADGEDLAASTLVMELNPRVLLDDDLIDFVRLAGSVVGRAFGRARAEAEERDHVDQERRLSETLQRSLLSRPAQPDGLAVAVRYLPAAEEAQVGGDWYDAFCLPSDDLCLVIGDVTGHDRDAAAGMAQLRNLLRGVAVTADGSPAEILSAAERAVQSLGIEIFATSIVARVQLIDDAHFRAATLRWSNAGHPPPAVIEPDGSVRILDRHPDPLVGIGAWDRADHVETLAPGSAVVFFTDGLIERRGQSIDVGLAWLEQALEGQQHLGTEELCDLLIGHMPPDIDDDVALLVLKVEAAAPV
- a CDS encoding nuclear transport factor 2 family protein; this encodes MTVDQLVGRYLDALRAADADEVVSLFAADGMVDSPLYGTMPAAEFYPALFADTAQSVLTLRATMLGGTDELPVISFWFDFDWTLANGDPAPFTVVDVAELDAEGRISTLHIVYDTAPIREAFARQHD